Genomic window (Dolosigranulum savutiense):
TCCTAAGTTAATCGCCATTAATCCCCATGATACAACCATCGCTGTCAACATCTTATTCCCCCAATATCGCGGTGAATACGGTCGGTTGACGACCATTATTTTGTCAACTCCTCGCATAGAATCATGTGTCAGCAGTTGACTCACACTGGATAGCGAGATCGTAATAGCTGCCACCGCTACTGAGGTCACTGCTACTACTGGATTCAACACATCTCCTCCCGTAAATTGACGGTGGATGAATAAGAACAGAATCATATTAATAATCGGCAGACACAAAAAATGCACGAATTGTGTCTTGCGATTGGCCATAAAAGATAAAGAGCTTAATTGTACACGCATCTAAACCCCTCCAATCTGACCAGTGATGTTGGCTCGCTTGAGTAACACACTCGCTAACCACCAAGATAGAACACTCCACAACACAAGGCTGCTTAACCAGGGCAGTATATCAAACACCGCTGCTTCTGTGAGTAAAAATTTAATCGGTGTCGCAAGCGGTAATAGCCATTGAAACACTGAGAAAATAGGCAATTGAACTAATTGTAACGAGAACAATCCTGACAACAATAAGATAGGAATCATAATCAGCTCTTCATAAGTCATCGCATTCGGAGTAAAGACGAAGAAAGCAGCAATGAACAAACTCATCACAAGCGCTGACAGCCATAAACTTATAATGGCCAACAGTGTCTCTATCACTAATGCATGAATACCAACGTTCAGAAGTAAACTCATCCCTAGTGCAACAGGATACGCCAGTAAACCATACGTCGATGCCGGTGTAATGGCAGCCGCCACGGACAACCGATCATCAATCCGAGTATTCACAATATACTGCAACGTTCCCATATAGCGCTGGAATCCGATCGAACCAGCTGCTGTTGTTGTAGACGCCCACATGCCAAATGTTCCGCTGATCAGCCAAATATTACTACTTGCTAACGTCCCACTCGCATACGCTCCTAAATACTGGAGTAAGAAGATCGAGATTGTCCCCGAAATCGGCAACCAGACAAAGTAACTATTCTTCATGTAGAGCTTAAGATGGAACCAACATAATCTGAGAAATCGCATCATCAATTCCCCCTCTTCAACGTTGGTGCAATTGACAAATAAGACTCTTCTAATGTAGCTGGTCGATCAATATGCGTAACTTTAGCTAAGTCTAAAATATCAGCAACGGTGCCCTCATGCTTAATCTGACCCCCGCCAATTAAATAAATGCGGTCCGCTAACACTTCAATCTCACTCATAATATGACTTGTCAGTAAAATAGACATCCCTTGCTGCGCTAATTCTTTAATGGTATCGCGCACTTCTTTGGCAATTTCCACATCTAATCCGGTTGTTGGCTCATCTAGCAATAATAGTGCCGGATTCCCCAACATCGCACGAGCAATATGCAACCGTTGCATCATACCCGTCGACAATTGATGGGCTTCTTTTTCTTTCACATCGTACAAGTTAACTAATTTCAGTACACGTTCAATTTCTCTTGCATGTTCTTTCGGTGGAATACGAACCAGATCAGCAAAGAACGCTAAATTATCTGCCAATGTTGCCCGCCCATAAAATCCTGAATGCCCACCGAAGACAATTCCAATTTTGGGCTTATGCTTACTGGACGTTTTTACAATACTTTTTCCTTCTAATAAAACATCGCCTGATGTAGGCAGTAGGTACCCGCCAATCATCGAAACCGTTGTCGTCTTCCCTGCCCCATTCGGACCGATTAAAGCGACGATTTCACCTTCATGAATGGTCATTGATACATCGTCTACAGCTACGAATGGCTCTTTTCCTTGTTTATACACTTTCTTTAAGTGATTAACGTCTAAAATAATTTTGTTATTCAATTTTTTAACTCCTCTAATGTGTAATAAGTATTTACCATTAGTGAGTTTTCTACAATCTAACTCCTTAAGGGCAAACACTTCCTTCTAATACCAATACATCTCTTACTTTATTTGACACTTTCATATGACATTCTCCTGTAATTTTATTTTGTTGCT
Coding sequences:
- a CDS encoding multidrug ABC transporter permease yields the protein MMRFLRLCWFHLKLYMKNSYFVWLPISGTISIFLLQYLGAYASGTLASSNIWLISGTFGMWASTTTAAGSIGFQRYMGTLQYIVNTRIDDRLSVAAAITPASTYGLLAYPVALGMSLLLNVGIHALVIETLLAIISLWLSALVMSLFIAAFFVFTPNAMTYEELIMIPILLLSGLFSLQLVQLPIFSVFQWLLPLATPIKFLLTEAAVFDILPWLSSLVLWSVLSWWLASVLLKRANITGQIGGV
- a CDS encoding ABC transporter ATP-binding protein; this encodes MNNKIILDVNHLKKVYKQGKEPFVAVDDVSMTIHEGEIVALIGPNGAGKTTTVSMIGGYLLPTSGDVLLEGKSIVKTSSKHKPKIGIVFGGHSGFYGRATLADNLAFFADLVRIPPKEHAREIERVLKLVNLYDVKEKEAHQLSTGMMQRLHIARAMLGNPALLLLDEPTTGLDVEIAKEVRDTIKELAQQGMSILLTSHIMSEIEVLADRIYLIGGGQIKHEGTVADILDLAKVTHIDRPATLEESYLSIAPTLKRGN